CTGTTCCCGTTCAAGCCGCGCAAACCGACGAAGATCAAGCAGATGCCCTACGAATCGGGCATGGACCCGATCGGGTCGGCGCGGATGCAGTTCGACATCAAGTTCTACCTGATCGCGATCCTGTTCCTCGTGTTCGACGTGGAACTGCTGTTCCTCTACCCGTGGGCGGTGATCGCCTACGGCGAGGGCGGCGACCAGACGTGGCGGGCCGTGTTCGGCACCGTGGTGTTCCTCGAAATCATGGTGTTTCTGGTCACGTTTGTGATTGCCTACGTCTATGCGTGGAAGAAGGGGGTGTTCCAGTGGCGCTAACGAACCTGCTGCCGGACTTCATGATCGCCCCGCTCGACTACCTCGCGAACATGGCCCGCAAGCACAGCCTGTGGCCCATGCCGTTCGCGACCGCGTGCTGCGGGATCGAGCTGATGGCGACCGCGAGCAGTCGCTACGACATCGCCCGGTTCGGCTCCGAAGCCATGCGGTTCAGCCCGCGCCAGTGTGACGTGATGATCGTCGCGGGTCGCGTGGCGATGAAGATGGTGCCGGTGATGCAGCGCATCTGGCTGCAAATGCCGGAGCCGAAGTGGTGTATCAGTATGGGGGCCTGTGCCTCTAGTGGCGGCGTGTTCGATACTTACGCGGTGGTTCAGGGGATCGACCGGTTCATTCCCGTGGACGTGTACGTGCCGGGGTGCCCGCCGCGGCCCGAACAGTTGATCCGCTCGATCATCGACCTGCAAGAGAAGATCCAGCGCACCGGCACCATTGACGCGCGCGAGTTCGCGTCGCGCACCGCCTACGAAGGGCCGACCGCGCTCGCCCGCGAACTCGGAGCGGAAGAGGCCATTGTCGCCCCGGGTGATTACAACACCGCGACGCGACTGCGCTCGCTCCCACTGGTGAACTGAGAACACGAACATCTCTCCTCAATTCCTCCCTCCGCAGGGAAGATTGGGGGGAGGTCGGGAAACGCGATCATGCCGGTCCTCGACACACTCAACGCGAAGTTCGCCGGGGCGTTCACCACGTCCGCGTTCCGCGACAATCATCGCGTACTCGTGAGCGCCGAGAAAACGCCCGTGGTGCTGTTCCCGCTCCTGAAGTGCCTGAAAGACGAGCTGGGATTCGATTTCCTTGCGGAACTCGGCGGCATCGACTACCTGGGCTACCCCGACGCGACCGACCGGTTCTGCGTCGTGTACGGTCTGACGAACACGACAACCGGCGAGCGCCTCTTCGTGAAGGCGTTCGCCAACGACCCGGGCCCGGAGTTGCCGTCGGTGGTGGAGTTGTGGCGCGGCGCCGACTGGATGGAGCGCGAGGTCTACGACATGTACGGCGTGCGGTTCCCGGGGCACCCGGACCTGCGCCGGATTCTGATGCCGTCGGAGTACACCGCGCACCCGCTCCGTAAGGATTACCCGCTCCGCGGGCACGGCGAGCGACACAACTTTCCGACCGTGACCCGGGCGGACAGTTAGGCGAACGGCCGGTGTTAGCCGGCCGGTATCAGTCAGTGTGCGAAGTATGAGGCGTGGGCGAGTCACCGGCCGGCTAACACCGGCCGTTCGCCACGAGGTGCGTGATGCCGATCGAAGCCGCCGCTCCCGTTGAAGACCTCGCTGGTGCGGACCAGGAGTTCCTCTACACCCTAAACTTCGGGCCGCAGCACCCGGCCACGCACACTACACTGCGCCTCATTCTCACGCTCGACGGCGAGACCATCGTTAAGGCCGTGCCCGACATCGGGTACCTGCATAGTGGCTTCGAGAAACTCGGCGAAGACCTCGACTTCAACCAGTACGTGACCATCGTCGACCGGATGAACTACATCTCCCCGGTCGCGAATGAGGTCGCGTGGCACCACACGATCGAAAAGCTGATCGGGATCGAGATCACGCCGCGGTGCAAGTACATCCGCACCATTCTGGCGGAACTGGCTCGCATCAGCGATCACCTGCTGTGCGTGGGCGCGGCCGCTCTCGACCTCGGGGCGCTGACCGCGTTCCTGTACGCCTTCAACGCCCGCGAGAAGGTCTACAACATCATCGAGTCGACCGCCGGGCAGCGGTTCCACCCGAGCTATACGCGCGTCGGTGGGTTGATGGCCGACATCTCCGACGACGTCGTTGACCTGATCCGCGACTTCGTGAAGACGTTCCCCAAAGTCCACGCGGA
The Gemmata palustris DNA segment above includes these coding regions:
- a CDS encoding NADH-quinone oxidoreductase subunit B, which produces MALTNLLPDFMIAPLDYLANMARKHSLWPMPFATACCGIELMATASSRYDIARFGSEAMRFSPRQCDVMIVAGRVAMKMVPVMQRIWLQMPEPKWCISMGACASSGGVFDTYAVVQGIDRFIPVDVYVPGCPPRPEQLIRSIIDLQEKIQRTGTIDAREFASRTAYEGPTALARELGAEEAIVAPGDYNTATRLRSLPLVN
- a CDS encoding NADH-quinone oxidoreductase subunit A, encoding MSVTPVQTPGGIEPAFDLTAYYPILIYAIVCILFAVGAIAGTHLFPFKPRKPTKIKQMPYESGMDPIGSARMQFDIKFYLIAILFLVFDVELLFLYPWAVIAYGEGGDQTWRAVFGTVVFLEIMVFLVTFVIAYVYAWKKGVFQWR
- a CDS encoding NADH-quinone oxidoreductase subunit C, producing the protein MPVLDTLNAKFAGAFTTSAFRDNHRVLVSAEKTPVVLFPLLKCLKDELGFDFLAELGGIDYLGYPDATDRFCVVYGLTNTTTGERLFVKAFANDPGPELPSVVELWRGADWMEREVYDMYGVRFPGHPDLRRILMPSEYTAHPLRKDYPLRGHGERHNFPTVTRADS